The Leucobacter viscericola genome includes a window with the following:
- a CDS encoding ABC transporter permease — translation MSWLLENWPRVVELMADHLRLSLPPILFATLIAVPLGRLAFRRPRIGGPLLSTAALAYSIPALPLLIVIPVALGVPLRSWQNMVVMLTVYGVALLVRSAADSFASVDPKVREAAVAIGYSQPGLFWRVDLPLALPVLISGVRVVAVSTISLVTLGALIGVSSLGTLLTDGFQRGIAAEVWVGVLATVALALVCDVLIIALGRGLSPWARALRSKRGPRSRAGSTVRSRVAQ, via the coding sequence GTGAGCTGGTTGCTTGAAAACTGGCCTCGGGTTGTCGAACTCATGGCCGATCACCTCCGCCTGAGCCTTCCTCCGATTCTGTTTGCAACACTGATTGCCGTTCCCCTGGGCCGACTCGCATTTCGGCGCCCAAGAATTGGCGGCCCGCTTCTTTCCACGGCCGCCCTCGCATACTCGATCCCAGCCCTGCCGCTTCTCATTGTCATTCCTGTGGCGCTCGGTGTCCCCCTCCGTTCTTGGCAAAACATGGTGGTTATGCTCACCGTGTACGGTGTTGCTCTTCTCGTGCGCTCAGCAGCCGATTCGTTCGCCTCGGTTGACCCAAAGGTGCGCGAAGCGGCGGTCGCGATTGGGTACTCGCAACCTGGGCTGTTTTGGAGGGTTGACCTGCCTCTCGCGCTGCCCGTTCTTATCTCGGGTGTTCGAGTTGTCGCGGTTTCAACCATCAGTCTGGTGACGCTCGGAGCACTGATTGGTGTGTCGAGTCTCGGAACGCTGCTCACCGACGGATTTCAGCGCGGCATCGCCGCAGAAGTCTGGGTTGGCGTCTTGGCAACGGTTGCGCTTGCGCTGGTGTGTGACGTGCTCATCATCGCGCTGGGCAGGGGGCTCTCGCCCTGGGCCCGGGCGCTCCGGTCCAAGCGCGGCCCACGGTCGCGCGCCGGTTCAACAGTCCGATCGCGAGTCGCCCAGTGA
- a CDS encoding ABC transporter ATP-binding protein, whose amino-acid sequence MIEFEHVSKAYADGTEAVSDFSVTVPSRKTVVFVGSSGSGKTTLLRMVNRMVEPTAGRVLIDGENVRDRDPVQLRRSIGYVLQQGGLLPHRTVIDNVATVPVLEGRSRAEARKDARELLERVGLDPALGKRYPPQLSGGQQQRVGVARALAADPNILLMDEPFGAVDPIVRRELQRELIRLQSELGKTIVFVTHDIDEAFLLGDEVVVMREGGRIAQRGTPAEIMANPADSFVREFIGADRAERRLNTLEVDGRQIAVDEDGRAVGVLNS is encoded by the coding sequence GTGATCGAGTTTGAGCACGTTTCAAAGGCATACGCTGACGGCACCGAAGCTGTCAGTGACTTTTCGGTCACCGTGCCTTCTCGCAAGACTGTGGTCTTTGTCGGTTCATCTGGCTCGGGCAAGACCACTCTCTTGCGCATGGTGAACAGAATGGTGGAACCCACCGCGGGGCGGGTGCTCATCGACGGCGAAAACGTGCGGGATCGCGACCCGGTGCAGCTTCGACGCTCGATTGGCTACGTGCTGCAGCAGGGTGGTTTACTCCCCCACCGCACAGTCATTGACAACGTTGCGACTGTGCCCGTGCTTGAGGGTAGATCGCGCGCAGAAGCCAGAAAAGACGCTCGCGAGCTGCTTGAGCGCGTCGGCCTCGATCCCGCACTGGGAAAACGGTACCCGCCTCAGCTTTCAGGCGGCCAACAGCAGCGAGTTGGCGTGGCACGCGCCCTCGCGGCTGACCCCAATATCTTGCTCATGGATGAGCCATTTGGCGCTGTCGATCCGATTGTTCGACGCGAGTTGCAGCGAGAGCTGATCCGGCTCCAGTCGGAACTTGGCAAAACGATCGTGTTTGTGACCCACGATATTGACGAGGCTTTTTTGCTCGGCGATGAGGTCGTGGTGATGCGCGAGGGCGGGCGGATCGCGCAGCGTGGCACGCCAGCAGAGATTATGGCGAACCCGGCAGACAGCTTCGTACGTGAATTTATCGGAGCGGATCGCGCCGAGCGACGACTCAACACACTCGAGGTGGATGGACGTCAAATTGCGGTCGATGAAGACGGCCGCGCAGTTGGAGTGCTGAACTCGTGA
- a CDS encoding TM0106 family RecB-like putative nuclease translates to MFIQQHSDGGIRLMTSASDLTAASMCEFAFLRRVDVKFGRDVEVPPDDDPMLRRAAGLGDEHEKRVLQSYREQFGEGAVGQPGGVVEIPVSERRTAESDLLEAAEATIAAFTGGADIVFQATFFDPEQRAADLLTGDPAIGFIGFADFLQRMPDGAYEVQDTKLARRAKVTALMQLAAYAEQLERVGVRAAPETTLILGDGARSRHRLADISPVFRSRRGRLHDILLDRARVTGSDGTRESAEPISWGADGVFACGRCEVCEPEIIRARDPLLIAGIRSVQRDALVAAGYRIIDAVATIADGEIPEISGLHPQVVERLSQQARVQLAALPGEAPPVQVFDPAALAAIPAPDPGDLFFDFEGDPMYREPGAEGSARWGIDYLFGMVDASERFTALWAHTLDAEKQALVEFLELVRKRRAQHPAMKIYHYAAYERTHLLSLAARHGVGEAEVDQLLREHVFVDLYPIVRRALRVGSRSYSIKKLEPLYMGAELRDEAGVTSAAQSVTEYAEAMAQLSAADPTTRAEGQHRLDAIADYNRYDCVSTLRLRDWMLTLATEHRIAPYPVETIAEAEAPRLELSPVAEALTQHAETAQDPRDRQAAALAASAIDYHQREQKSFWWAHFARLIDPVEDWADTRDVLIVDEGMSRVVADWYLPMRARVERRRLRLRGEIAPGSNLKIGADAFLLYEYPSPFPQPGAEPGSRGTRRVKIVDRHDDGVTVEEMLAGGIESYDRLPTALVPGPPPPAGAQRGAIEEWGSALAAALQRGQFPADPVVDLMRRTPPRLRDRPDGTAKLDEKDDPIAAVISALLRLDRSYLAVQGPPGTGKTYLAAQVIKTLVEDHGWRIGVVAQSHRVVENVLDGVVEAGLAAEHTAKVPQGGALTEGAPQPGYTVLARNGQAAFLAEHARSGFGCVVGGTAWDFANQTRVLRQELDLLVIDEAGQFSLAPTIAASVAAQRLLLLGDPQQLPQVSQGSHPEPVDTSALGWLLGEHETIPEELGFFLAETRRMRPELAEVVSELAYEGRLHAHPTASHRMVEGAGAAGLSWHPVEHEGNSTSSVEEAAEVVRIAREALSGTLYELGSMPRQLTQQDLIVVAPYNAQVECVSQALAGAGLGEVRVGTVDKFQGQEAVIAIVTLAASSAEDVPRGLEFLLMRNRLNVAISRAQWAAHLVSSERLGDGLPTSSEGVAALSGYLRLTERGIAQAPPAETIH, encoded by the coding sequence ATGTTCATACAGCAACACAGCGACGGCGGCATTCGGCTCATGACGAGCGCGAGTGACCTCACTGCTGCGAGCATGTGTGAGTTTGCATTCCTGCGCCGAGTCGATGTGAAATTTGGTCGAGACGTCGAGGTTCCGCCCGATGACGATCCAATGCTTAGGCGAGCAGCTGGCCTTGGCGACGAGCATGAAAAGCGCGTGCTCCAGAGCTATCGCGAGCAATTTGGCGAGGGGGCTGTCGGGCAGCCGGGCGGCGTTGTAGAAATCCCGGTGTCAGAACGGCGAACTGCTGAGAGCGATCTCCTCGAAGCAGCAGAAGCGACCATAGCCGCATTCACTGGCGGCGCCGACATCGTGTTTCAGGCGACGTTTTTTGACCCAGAACAGCGTGCGGCCGACCTGCTGACGGGAGATCCCGCTATTGGTTTTATTGGCTTCGCTGACTTCTTGCAGCGCATGCCAGATGGTGCGTATGAGGTGCAAGACACAAAACTTGCGAGGCGAGCCAAGGTCACCGCTCTGATGCAGCTCGCGGCGTATGCGGAGCAGTTGGAACGCGTCGGCGTGCGCGCCGCCCCTGAGACAACACTCATTCTTGGAGACGGTGCCAGGTCGCGGCACCGCCTGGCAGATATCTCCCCGGTGTTCAGAAGTCGTAGAGGCCGGCTTCACGACATTCTGCTCGATCGCGCGAGAGTAACTGGCAGCGACGGCACTCGCGAGAGTGCGGAGCCGATCTCGTGGGGTGCCGACGGCGTATTTGCTTGTGGCCGCTGCGAGGTGTGCGAGCCGGAGATAATACGCGCACGCGATCCGCTCTTGATAGCGGGGATTCGCAGTGTCCAGCGCGACGCACTCGTTGCCGCGGGCTACCGCATCATCGACGCCGTGGCGACGATCGCAGACGGTGAGATACCCGAGATTTCTGGCTTGCACCCGCAGGTAGTAGAGCGGCTCTCTCAACAAGCGAGAGTGCAACTTGCCGCGCTTCCCGGGGAAGCGCCGCCTGTTCAAGTGTTTGACCCGGCAGCGCTCGCTGCGATCCCCGCACCTGATCCGGGTGACCTGTTCTTCGATTTTGAGGGCGACCCAATGTATCGAGAGCCGGGAGCTGAAGGATCGGCCCGGTGGGGCATCGACTACCTCTTCGGAATGGTGGATGCGAGTGAGCGGTTCACGGCGCTCTGGGCGCACACGCTTGACGCCGAGAAGCAGGCACTCGTGGAGTTCCTCGAACTTGTCCGTAAGCGACGCGCGCAGCATCCAGCGATGAAGATTTACCACTATGCAGCTTACGAGCGCACGCATCTGCTGAGTCTCGCAGCGCGTCACGGAGTGGGCGAGGCTGAGGTAGATCAGCTGCTGCGCGAGCACGTGTTTGTTGATCTGTATCCCATCGTGCGGCGCGCGCTGCGGGTGGGGTCCCGCTCGTACTCCATTAAGAAACTTGAACCCCTCTACATGGGAGCCGAGCTGCGCGATGAGGCGGGGGTAACGAGTGCCGCGCAGTCCGTCACTGAGTATGCGGAGGCCATGGCTCAGCTCAGTGCCGCCGACCCCACAACCCGCGCTGAAGGGCAGCATCGCCTCGACGCCATCGCTGATTACAACCGCTACGATTGCGTCTCGACGCTTCGCCTGCGCGACTGGATGCTGACGCTCGCCACAGAGCATCGCATTGCACCGTACCCGGTAGAGACAATCGCAGAGGCGGAAGCGCCACGACTTGAACTCTCTCCTGTAGCCGAGGCGCTCACCCAGCACGCGGAAACGGCACAGGATCCGCGAGATCGACAAGCGGCCGCGCTCGCCGCAAGTGCGATCGACTATCACCAGCGTGAGCAGAAGTCCTTCTGGTGGGCGCACTTCGCACGCCTCATTGACCCCGTCGAAGACTGGGCAGATACCCGTGACGTGTTGATCGTTGATGAGGGCATGAGCAGGGTGGTTGCCGACTGGTACCTGCCCATGCGGGCGCGAGTTGAACGACGACGGCTACGACTGCGAGGCGAGATCGCCCCGGGGAGCAACCTCAAGATTGGCGCTGACGCGTTTCTGCTGTACGAGTACCCGTCTCCGTTCCCGCAGCCCGGAGCGGAACCCGGATCCCGGGGTACACGACGGGTGAAAATTGTTGACCGTCACGATGACGGCGTGACCGTTGAGGAAATGCTTGCCGGCGGCATTGAAAGCTACGACAGGCTCCCGACCGCCCTCGTGCCGGGACCACCCCCTCCAGCGGGGGCGCAGCGCGGTGCGATCGAGGAGTGGGGCTCTGCGCTGGCGGCGGCACTGCAGCGAGGGCAATTTCCTGCGGACCCGGTGGTCGACCTTATGCGTCGCACCCCGCCACGGCTTCGCGACCGGCCAGACGGAACAGCGAAGCTTGACGAAAAAGACGATCCCATCGCCGCGGTCATTTCGGCGCTGCTTCGACTCGACCGTAGCTACCTGGCAGTGCAGGGACCGCCTGGAACAGGGAAGACCTATCTCGCCGCTCAAGTTATCAAGACGCTTGTCGAAGATCACGGTTGGCGTATCGGCGTCGTCGCGCAGTCCCACAGGGTTGTAGAGAACGTGCTCGATGGGGTTGTAGAAGCGGGGTTGGCAGCTGAGCATACTGCCAAGGTGCCGCAGGGGGGAGCGCTCACTGAAGGAGCGCCACAGCCCGGCTATACGGTGCTTGCGCGGAATGGACAGGCTGCGTTTCTTGCGGAGCACGCGCGCAGTGGGTTTGGCTGCGTTGTCGGTGGAACCGCGTGGGACTTTGCGAACCAAACGCGCGTTCTTCGCCAGGAGCTCGACCTGCTGGTCATCGACGAGGCGGGCCAGTTCTCGCTTGCCCCGACGATCGCTGCGTCGGTTGCCGCGCAGAGACTCTTGCTGCTCGGTGATCCGCAGCAATTGCCCCAGGTATCACAGGGTAGCCACCCCGAACCGGTTGACACCTCGGCTCTCGGCTGGTTGCTCGGTGAGCACGAGACGATCCCTGAAGAGCTCGGTTTTTTCCTCGCTGAAACACGTCGCATGCGGCCTGAACTCGCAGAGGTGGTCTCCGAGCTCGCTTATGAAGGGCGCCTGCACGCGCACCCAACGGCTTCCCACCGAATGGTCGAGGGGGCGGGAGCCGCTGGCCTCAGCTGGCACCCCGTTGAGCACGAGGGCAACTCGACCAGCTCCGTCGAGGAGGCCGCGGAAGTGGTGCGGATCGCCCGGGAAGCGCTCAGCGGTACTCTCTACGAGCTTGGAAGCATGCCTCGTCAGCTCACCCAGCAGGATCTCATCGTGGTGGCGCCCTACAACGCCCAGGTCGAGTGTGTTTCACAAGCGCTCGCGGGTGCGGGCCTGGGTGAGGTTCGGGTCGGCACCGTCGACAAGTTTCAGGGGCAAGAGGCCGTGATTGCAATTGTCACACTGGCCGCGTCGAGTGCGGAAGACGTGCCGCGGGGGCTTGAGTTCCTGCTCATGCGGAACCGCCTGAATGTGGCAATCAGCAGGGCACAGTGGGCCGCCCACCTGGTCTCGTCTGAAAGGCTCGGAGACGGCCTACCCACGAGTTCGGAAGGCGTAGCCGCGCTCTCTGGGTACCTGCGACTCACCGAGCGCGGAATCGCCCAAGCCCCGCCAGCCGAGACCATACACTAA
- a CDS encoding DUF998 domain-containing protein, which translates to MPTLRLRIRRATDSLFQLLYPGEDHLRDAPAAQREVRAMSAALIAAIAAAIVGLIVFYGDVPLWGPVSPGTLGMLLAALTAMTAAAIEHTRFPLPSLPGSSPMSARIQRVVNVVSISLVHGGIALLVVGLTNAVLVRGFTGLKLDVFTSTMIVTILCAVTAYATTLSAGDITTTRLSTLLAVFMTGGVVVAMLTTSDAQWWKLHFSELGVGTDLSGKIFNATLIVSGLLLASLATLMAPALETWAEGAPPSRTRNIRVVGWSFVAIGACLAGVGTVPVNVSVLVHNSFATGMAVVFGVLLIGLRWLLDGFSRTFLLFSDVCLIGIAVSAILFWPVQYYNLAAFELVAAGIIFGWLIIFLRHIDASTRTRVSG; encoded by the coding sequence ATGCCGACACTGAGGTTGAGAATTCGCCGCGCAACCGACAGCCTTTTTCAACTGCTGTACCCGGGAGAGGATCACCTTCGCGATGCGCCAGCGGCGCAGCGCGAAGTGCGGGCAATGTCCGCCGCGCTCATCGCAGCGATTGCCGCGGCCATAGTCGGGTTGATCGTGTTTTACGGAGACGTTCCGCTGTGGGGTCCGGTGTCGCCCGGCACGCTTGGAATGCTGCTGGCAGCGCTCACGGCAATGACGGCGGCTGCGATCGAACACACACGATTCCCACTCCCGAGCCTTCCCGGATCCTCACCGATGTCTGCCCGCATTCAACGTGTGGTGAACGTTGTGTCGATCTCGCTGGTGCACGGTGGCATTGCGCTGCTGGTGGTCGGCCTCACCAACGCCGTGCTTGTGCGTGGGTTTACGGGGCTGAAGCTTGATGTGTTCACGAGCACCATGATCGTGACGATCCTCTGCGCCGTAACCGCCTACGCAACAACACTCTCGGCTGGCGACATCACCACCACACGACTTTCGACGCTGCTTGCGGTGTTTATGACGGGCGGGGTTGTTGTGGCGATGCTCACGACCTCCGATGCGCAGTGGTGGAAGCTGCACTTTAGTGAGCTCGGGGTGGGAACTGATCTCAGCGGAAAGATCTTCAACGCAACGCTGATTGTGAGCGGCTTGCTGCTCGCCTCGCTCGCGACCCTGATGGCCCCGGCGCTTGAGACCTGGGCGGAGGGCGCGCCGCCAAGCCGCACGCGAAATATTCGTGTGGTTGGCTGGTCATTTGTTGCGATTGGGGCTTGCCTCGCGGGTGTCGGCACGGTGCCGGTCAATGTAAGTGTGCTGGTGCACAATTCCTTCGCAACGGGCATGGCCGTGGTCTTCGGAGTGCTTCTCATCGGGTTGCGCTGGCTGCTCGACGGCTTCTCACGAACGTTCCTGCTGTTCTCTGATGTCTGCCTCATCGGCATTGCCGTCTCGGCTATCTTGTTCTGGCCGGTCCAGTACTACAACCTCGCCGCCTTTGAGCTGGTGGCGGCAGGAATCATTTTCGGGTGGCTCATCATCTTTTTGCGTCACATTGATGCTTCGACGCGAACCCGCGTTTCCGGCTAG
- a CDS encoding pyridoxal phosphate-dependent aminotransferase: MAKPGGPFKTPPSRTLPAPAVAVQAMTASKRSHIPAFEVMRITDEIANRRADGHDVVSLCAGEPSARPVPGSIKPAGYTGPLGTMPLREAIAGHYRDWYDLDVDPTTVAVTTGSSGAFQLVFLAAFDPGDRVALASPGYPAYRNILTALGVQVVEIPTGPETRYQPTPELLDQAVQQHGSLAGLIIASPANPTGTMLQREELARLALWCRARGVPLISDEIYHGITFPEPGSPDPRGTSVLSVEPEAIVINSFSKYWGMTGWRLGWAILPEDLVAPLEALASNFALSPPAPAQELALTAFTPETYAERDQIVEGFARARALILDAAPQLNWGTAAPSDGAFYYYSELGPQLARFENSVDYARALLERANVAIVPGVDFDPVAGKQAVRLSYAAGEAAVAEALDRIIRFQNAG, encoded by the coding sequence ATGGCAAAACCAGGTGGTCCCTTCAAAACTCCTCCGTCTCGCACCCTGCCCGCCCCCGCGGTGGCGGTACAGGCAATGACAGCTTCGAAGCGATCACACATCCCGGCCTTTGAGGTTATGCGCATCACCGACGAGATCGCGAACCGTCGGGCCGACGGTCACGACGTTGTTTCGCTGTGCGCGGGTGAGCCGAGTGCTCGCCCCGTGCCGGGCTCGATCAAGCCCGCCGGTTACACGGGGCCACTCGGCACCATGCCGCTGCGCGAGGCGATCGCGGGCCACTACCGCGACTGGTACGACCTCGATGTTGATCCGACCACCGTCGCGGTCACCACAGGCTCCTCCGGCGCATTTCAACTCGTGTTTCTCGCCGCGTTCGACCCCGGAGACCGGGTCGCACTCGCGAGCCCCGGTTACCCCGCGTATCGCAACATTCTGACGGCGCTCGGGGTGCAGGTCGTTGAGATCCCGACGGGCCCCGAGACCCGTTACCAGCCGACCCCCGAACTGCTCGACCAGGCAGTCCAGCAACACGGATCACTCGCGGGTCTCATCATCGCATCACCCGCCAACCCGACCGGCACGATGCTGCAGCGCGAAGAACTCGCGAGGCTCGCCCTGTGGTGTCGTGCACGAGGCGTGCCCCTCATCAGTGACGAGATCTATCACGGCATCACCTTCCCCGAGCCAGGATCACCCGACCCCAGGGGAACGAGTGTGCTCTCGGTGGAGCCCGAGGCGATCGTCATTAACTCGTTCTCAAAGTACTGGGGCATGACCGGCTGGCGTCTCGGTTGGGCGATTCTGCCGGAGGACCTGGTTGCACCGTTGGAGGCGCTCGCGTCGAACTTTGCGCTTTCCCCACCCGCTCCTGCGCAGGAACTCGCGCTGACGGCATTCACGCCCGAAACCTACGCCGAGCGAGACCAGATCGTTGAGGGCTTCGCGCGGGCGCGGGCACTCATCCTTGATGCGGCCCCGCAACTGAACTGGGGCACGGCCGCACCGTCAGACGGCGCGTTCTATTACTACTCAGAACTCGGGCCGCAGCTCGCGCGCTTCGAGAACTCGGTTGACTACGCCCGGGCGCTGCTGGAGCGCGCAAACGTCGCGATCGTCCCGGGTGTCGACTTCGATCCTGTCGCCGGAAAGCAAGCTGTGCGGCTGTCTTACGCCGCGGGTGAGGCCGCCGTGGCCGAAGCGCTCGACCGCATCATTCGCTTTCAGAATGCGGGGTAA
- the ald gene encoding alanine dehydrogenase — protein sequence MRVGIPTEIKNNENRVAITQAGVHELARRGHEVFVQAGAGLGSAITDAEYIAAGAKIVEGADDVWAQADMILKVKEPIAAEYSKLRKDQVLFTYLHLAADKTLTEKVLESGTTAIAYETVQLPSRGLPLLAPMSEVAGRLSVQVGAYSLMKANGGRGILLGGVTATRRGKVVVIGGGAAGEQAARIAYGMGAEVTVIDIFIPRLKQLEDEFNGRIQTRTSNAHNITEALKEADLVIGSVLIPGEKAPKLVTDEMVAQMKPGSVLVDIAIDQGGCFENSRPTTHDDPTFAVHNSIYYCVANMPGAVPETSTAALTNATLPYVVALADKGWVAALKADPSLAKGLNAHAGVITNAGVEQAFPELASSSVEEVLAAQA from the coding sequence ATGCGCGTCGGTATTCCCACCGAGATTAAGAACAATGAGAACCGCGTGGCAATCACGCAGGCCGGTGTCCACGAGCTCGCTCGTCGCGGCCACGAGGTCTTCGTCCAGGCTGGCGCCGGACTCGGATCCGCCATCACCGACGCCGAGTACATTGCTGCTGGCGCAAAGATCGTCGAGGGTGCAGACGACGTTTGGGCGCAGGCCGACATGATCCTCAAGGTCAAGGAGCCCATTGCTGCTGAGTACAGCAAGCTGCGCAAGGATCAGGTGCTCTTCACCTACCTGCACCTCGCTGCAGACAAGACCCTGACCGAGAAGGTTCTCGAGTCGGGCACCACCGCCATCGCTTACGAGACCGTGCAGCTGCCCAGCCGCGGTCTGCCGCTGCTTGCCCCCATGTCTGAGGTCGCTGGTCGTCTCTCGGTGCAGGTTGGCGCTTACAGCCTCATGAAGGCCAATGGCGGTCGTGGCATCCTTCTCGGCGGCGTTACCGCAACCCGCCGCGGCAAGGTTGTTGTTATCGGTGGCGGCGCCGCCGGTGAGCAGGCAGCTCGCATCGCCTACGGCATGGGTGCAGAGGTGACCGTCATCGACATCTTCATCCCCCGCCTGAAGCAGCTGGAGGACGAGTTCAACGGTCGCATCCAGACCCGCACCTCGAACGCTCACAACATCACCGAGGCACTCAAGGAAGCGGATCTCGTCATCGGCTCCGTACTGATCCCCGGCGAGAAGGCCCCCAAGCTCGTCACCGACGAGATGGTTGCACAGATGAAGCCGGGCTCCGTGCTCGTCGACATCGCAATCGACCAGGGTGGCTGCTTCGAGAACTCGCGCCCCACCACGCACGACGATCCCACCTTCGCGGTGCACAACTCGATCTACTACTGCGTGGCAAACATGCCCGGTGCGGTCCCCGAGACCTCGACCGCTGCACTCACCAACGCAACCCTCCCCTACGTTGTCGCACTTGCCGACAAGGGCTGGGTCGCTGCACTGAAGGCTGATCCCTCGCTCGCAAAGGGCCTCAACGCACACGCTGGTGTTATCACCAACGCTGGTGTTGAGCAGGCATTCCCCGAGCTCGCATCGTCGAGTGTCGAGGAAGTACTGGCGGCTCAGGCGTAA
- a CDS encoding Lrp/AsnC family transcriptional regulator gives MSEASKNLRLDVELDEIDRKIIEELQANGRITNAELADRVGVAASTCIARVRNLVSRRIITGFTATVDPRAMGLELQVLVSVTVRSGARQRIAEMSNELRALPEVMQLFFLGGVEDFIIHLAARDSDHVRDFVMENLSAHPAVSSTRTSIVFSHHLNPVRAES, from the coding sequence GTGTCTGAAGCTTCGAAGAATCTGCGCCTCGATGTCGAACTCGATGAAATCGACCGCAAGATTATTGAGGAATTGCAGGCGAACGGTCGCATTACGAATGCGGAGCTCGCCGACCGTGTGGGAGTCGCTGCGTCAACCTGTATTGCGCGAGTGCGCAACCTGGTTTCTCGCCGCATTATCACCGGGTTTACCGCGACCGTCGATCCACGTGCAATGGGCCTCGAGCTGCAGGTGCTCGTGAGTGTCACCGTTCGATCCGGGGCGCGTCAGCGCATTGCCGAAATGAGCAACGAACTCCGGGCACTTCCCGAGGTCATGCAGCTCTTTTTCCTCGGTGGTGTCGAAGACTTCATCATTCACCTCGCGGCGCGCGACTCGGATCACGTGCGCGATTTTGTGATGGAGAACCTCTCCGCGCACCCCGCCGTGTCATCGACGCGCACCAGCATCGTCTTCAGTCACCATCTGAACCCGGTTCGGGCGGAGAGTTAA
- a CDS encoding cation:proton antiporter, whose protein sequence is MELGLIAVVGVIVLVGASILGGRIGIAAPLLLVVLGIGAGYLPFVPVIEIDPEIILLGVLPPLLYAAAVNVPLVDFRRNLRPVVGLSVLLVIISAVVIGWVIHVVIPDIPFPIAVALGAVVSPTDAVAATSIGKRLGMPDRVVSILEGESLVNDATSLVLLKTALAAVAGSFAFWNATGTFAYSVAAAILVGFVMGLVTVWMRSKLRNPVYDTMISFVVPFVAFIPAEAIHASGVLAVVVTGLYTGHHASRRFSATARMNERLNWRTIQFILENGVFLIMGLQLHTLVDQVGDSPLRLEHVVLIVLLVVAVLIICRAVFMAPMLLSMRGTSRVYEQRSNGFSEIAQRVRDEANPSTRKLRKIELLAQRSKADLVHEREQRLGWREGAVLSWSGMRGVVTLAAAQSIPLGTPYRAHLILVAFGVAVVTLLLHGLTLPPLIRKLWPKGANSGPSASELASLSKDLIEAGNEAIDDAVANQKKSKEPDPASSEAIDRARASARNALAPIALALPETGRIMISSEETPAQSYLRYARLALEAQRNALLEERAIGQYSSEALRTAELALDAHETRLMPPSLH, encoded by the coding sequence ATGGAATTGGGGCTTATCGCGGTAGTGGGCGTGATTGTGCTGGTGGGCGCGTCCATCCTTGGCGGAAGAATAGGTATTGCGGCACCGCTCTTGCTTGTGGTGCTTGGGATCGGGGCAGGGTATCTACCGTTTGTGCCCGTGATAGAGATCGACCCAGAAATCATTCTGCTCGGAGTGCTGCCGCCGCTGCTCTACGCCGCCGCGGTCAACGTACCGCTCGTTGATTTTAGGCGCAATCTTCGCCCCGTCGTGGGGCTCTCGGTGCTGCTCGTCATCATCTCTGCGGTGGTTATTGGGTGGGTCATTCACGTGGTCATCCCTGATATTCCGTTCCCCATTGCGGTCGCGCTCGGCGCCGTTGTGAGTCCGACAGACGCGGTCGCGGCAACCTCGATCGGTAAGCGGCTCGGCATGCCAGATCGGGTCGTCTCTATCCTCGAGGGCGAGAGTCTCGTCAACGACGCCACGTCGCTTGTGCTGCTCAAGACAGCACTCGCGGCTGTCGCTGGTAGCTTTGCGTTCTGGAACGCAACAGGAACGTTCGCATACTCCGTTGCGGCGGCGATCCTCGTCGGCTTTGTGATGGGCCTGGTGACCGTGTGGATGCGTTCAAAGCTGCGCAACCCGGTCTACGACACGATGATTTCGTTTGTTGTTCCGTTCGTGGCGTTCATTCCGGCGGAAGCCATCCACGCATCGGGGGTTCTCGCGGTCGTTGTTACGGGCCTCTATACGGGGCACCATGCGTCTCGCAGATTCAGCGCAACCGCCCGCATGAATGAGCGACTGAACTGGCGCACGATTCAGTTCATTCTTGAAAATGGCGTGTTCCTCATCATGGGACTGCAGCTGCACACACTCGTAGATCAGGTTGGTGACAGCCCTCTGCGACTTGAGCACGTGGTGCTTATTGTGCTCCTGGTCGTGGCGGTGCTGATCATCTGCCGCGCGGTATTCATGGCACCTATGCTCCTCTCCATGCGCGGTACCTCACGGGTCTACGAGCAGCGCAGCAACGGGTTCTCTGAGATAGCGCAGCGAGTGCGCGACGAGGCCAACCCGAGCACTCGAAAACTTCGCAAGATCGAGTTGCTTGCGCAGCGCTCGAAGGCCGATCTCGTACACGAGCGCGAGCAACGATTGGGGTGGCGCGAGGGCGCTGTGCTTTCCTGGAGCGGCATGCGTGGTGTGGTCACACTCGCCGCAGCGCAGTCGATTCCGCTGGGTACCCCCTACCGTGCGCACCTGATCCTGGTCGCCTTCGGTGTGGCCGTGGTCACGCTCCTGCTGCACGGGCTCACCCTGCCCCCGCTCATTCGCAAGCTCTGGCCAAAGGGAGCCAACTCGGGTCCAAGCGCCAGCGAACTCGCCTCGCTCAGCAAAGACCTCATTGAGGCGGGCAACGAAGCTATCGATGATGCCGTCGCGAATCAGAAGAAGTCGAAGGAACCAGATCCGGCGTCTTCCGAGGCTATTGACCGCGCCCGGGCCAGTGCGCGCAACGCACTCGCTCCCATTGCACTCGCCCTCCCTGAAACCGGGAGGATCATGATCTCGAGCGAGGAAACACCGGCACAAAGCTATCTGCGCTATGCGCGGCTCGCGCTCGAGGCGCAACGAAACGCTCTGCTCGAGGAGCGCGCTATCGGTCAGTACAGCTCAGAAGCCCTGCGCACCGCGGAGCTCGCTCTCGATGCCCACGAGACCCGGCTCATGCCGCCCTCGTTGCACTAA